Genomic DNA from Equus asinus isolate D_3611 breed Donkey chromosome 10, EquAss-T2T_v2, whole genome shotgun sequence:
GCTAGAGGCAGTGGTCAGGAGGCCTGTCGGCAGGAGGCCAACCCCTCCTTCTTTCTGCTGGGCCTGTTTCCCTTCCAGAGCCCGAGCTGGACGTGAGGAAGAGAGCGTGAGTGTCTTCAGCCCTTGGGCAGCACCAGGGGGCGGGGGGCTGGatgaacctggggccactgaggCGCCATGAGCACCTAAACCACCAATCAGCAGCCCCTTCTGGGGACTCTCTTCCCAGAAGCCAGAGCAAAGAAGGGATAACTGAGCCCCAAGCAGGGCAGTGGCTGGAGCCATAACCTCTGGGCTCCTTGGGCACATGTCGGtctcttcccctccacccccatctcGTGCCCACCTGTCCACCCCTGTGTGGGGTCAGTGGGGTGGCAGGGCCCAGGCCAGGGAATGAGAAGCAGTCAGCAGCCGAGTTAGACCTCGTCCTACAGCGACACCAGAGCCTCCAGGAGAAGCTGGCAGAGGAGATGCTAGGCCTGGCCCGGAGCCTCAAAACCAACACGCTGGCCGCCCAGAGTGTCATCAAGAAGGACAACCAGGTGTGAGGACTGTGGGAACTCTGCACTCTCTGCCTTGGGCCATGTGAGAAGGTTTCCCAGCAGAGGGGAATGGTGACTGGGGCTTGGCTGGAGAAATAGGAGTttggtagaaaacaaaaaatggcaTTCCCAGCAGAGGAAACGGCACCAACAAGGGCCAAGAGGTGCAGACTTTGCCCCAGGGTGTTAGGCGGAGGCCACACTTGGCCCCAGTCCTGTTGACATTCTCCCCACCTCACCCACAGACCCTGTCACACTCACTCAAGATGGCTGACCAGAACCTGGAGAAGCTGAAGACAGAATCAGAGCGGCTGGAACAGCACACACAGAAGTCGGTCAACTGGCTGCTCTGGGCCATGCTTATTATAGTCTGCTTCATCTTCATCAGCATGATCCTCTTCATCCGGATCATGCCCAAACTCAAATAAAGACCTGGCCTGGCCCGCCTCATCCTTCTGTCCTTTGTCTGCCCTCCACCCTGTCCAAGGGTGCCCTTTAGGGTGGGCAGCAAGACGGGAGAGTCTTTGGAGAAACACAGACAGCTCATgagcaggggaggaagaaggtCAGGCTGGGAGGGTAGTGACTCGCAACCCTCTCCCATTTCTCCCTCGTTACCACCCAACAGTGGACAAGGTCAGGCCCCAAGAAGCCCCAGGAGCCCCTAGTCTGGTACAGTCAGAGCCAAACACAATGCCTTCAGCCCTGTGGGGCCATTCCTGGAGGTCAGCCTAGAGGAGGAAGCTTCGGTGCTGGGCCTTCCTAGGGATTAAAGGTGATAATTCAGGGACAGGTCTTAGCCCAGACACAGCCCCACCGCTCTCAGGAAACCACGGAGGCTTCAcccagtcagtcaacaaacacaTGAGGGTCTCTggaggccctgccctgcccaggtcTTAGTCTGATCATTTCAGACGAGAACTGGGTGGGCACGGGAGTTGGGACCCTGGAAGAAGTAACAGAGTGGGAGTCCCAGGGGAACTGCTGGTCCCCTGGGCTCTGCTCACCCCTACTCCAGACACGGGGCAGGGCCTGTGAGAGCGTGATGGAGGGAGCTCGGGGAGGGCAGGTAACAGGTGCATGGGGGTGTCCCAGACTCACAGAAGTGTGAGCAGGCACTGTGGGACCCCCATCGACTCAGGGGCAAAGCCACCAGATGGAACCTTTTATAAGCTCTAGtggcaactttttaaaaaagttcagaAGAAGGCTCCCATCTGAGATGCAGAGACGGTTCAATGTTAGAACGCCTGGCAACAGCCACATTAGGGCATCGGAAAACAAACTCGTGGGCAGGGAATATGGAGGAAAGCAGGCTTTGTACTGTTCAACCTCTCTAAAACAATAAGGAATAGATGGACGGTTTCCTCATTTAACGGAAAAATTTCAAGCGAAAGCGTTGAGTTTAACGGGCAAATACTGGAAGTTCTGCCATCAAAGTGAGGAGGTGGAGGGGATGCCGACCGTCCACCCGCCTCCCCCAGTGATTTCACATTGTCCTGAGGTGCCAGTTGATGCaactagacaagaaaaaaaaatgacattgaaaAATGAGAAGAGGCAAAATTATGTGCAGATGATACAACTGTCTGTATGAAAGACCGAAGCAAACCAACTAAAAAGCTACTCCAATAAGGGAATtcaggggttggcccggtggtgcagcagttaagttcacacgttccgctttggtggccccagggttcgccggttcggatcccaggtacggacatggcaccgctcagcaagccacgctgtggcaggcgtcccacatagaaagtagaggacgatgggcatggatgttagctcagggccagtcttcctcagcaaaaaaggaggattggtggcagatgtcagctcagggccagtcttcctcaaaaagaagaagaagaagatagacTAGCTGGGTAACCTAACTTCCTCAATATATGAAGAGCTCCTaaaaatcaacagggaaaaaaagatttgcagtaaataagcaagaaaagaaatacaaatggtttCTAAACTTTTTCACTCATCAGATTAGGCAAGATTTAAACTCTAAAAATACAATTTGCAGGAAAACGTGAGAACATCAGGGCTGCAAAGGTTGTGGGAAAACCGGCGTTTCCCTCACTGCTGGTCAGAGGCTCACACTAGGCCAGCCTCACTGAGACCAGCCCGCAGCCCCCTTCCAAATGAAGAGGGCACGTCCCCTCGCCGGCCAGTTCCACTCCAGGGTCACCCGGCCGAGAATCCTCCCACAAGTGGCCAAGCAAATTTGCACGTGAATATCTTTGCAGTGTCCTCCGCCGTGAGGAAAATATTTATACTTGCTTGTCATTTAATTAGGATTTCGCCAGAAGGAGACACAATTAGCTGCTGCTTCTGGGGACAGGGGAAGGCGAGAAATTCACTTTTGCCCTACGTGTCTTTTctattgtttgaattttctaaacaTACCTCTAGcgattatttaaagaaatgtttaaaaaatacaattgcTGAGTAAATAGATAAGTGCAAGTGCGCCCAAACCACCGGTTTTTCAGACAAACTGAGTCAGAGAGGCTGAGCCCCAAACACACAGCAGGTCTGAGTCTCGGTCGGACGCGAACCTGCGCTTCTAGGGTGTGGCTCCGCTTTCTGGCCCGCCAGGCCACGCCCCCTCaccgccaggccccgcccctcgccgccggccccgccccctcgccgccggccccgccccctcatCGCCAGCCCCGCCCTGTCCCGCCAGCCCTGCCCCCGTGCTGGGGAGCGACCCCGCCAGTCGGGTCCAACTTTGCAGTTAATGCACAACTAGGACTCCGGCGCCTCCCCGGGAGTGGACCCAGGCTCGGAGTTCCGGACGCTGGGACAGGTGACCCCGGGCGGGAGCGGCCCGTGCGGCCTGCAGCCGGGGCGGCAGTCCGGGGCGCTTCTCGGGGGTGGTGTCCGAGGGCTCCGCGCGCCCTAGCGGGCGACGCTGCGGCAGCGCGGGGGTTAACGTGAACCGGGCCCGACGCGCCGTGTCGACGGGGCTTATTTGCATAGCGTCCTGCCGGGTGACGCagccaggggcggggcctgggggagggggtgctgtGAGGGCCAATCGCGAGCGTCTATACAAATAGAGGGGGCCGGGCCCGCCTCCGCGCGCGTGCCCGCTGAGCCCCTCCAGGCGCGTCCTCCCCGGTGTCCGCAGGCAGCCCGCCGACCACGCCCGCCGCGCGCGGCTCCCCGCGGCCCCCGCAGGACCCGCCCTCCGCCCCGGGGACGCCCGAGCGGCCCCCCCCCGAGGCCGATGCCCGCCCGGAAGCCCCGGCAGACCCGCGGCGCCCCGGGGGCCCTGCAGACCCTCCCGCCCGGCCCTGGGCCCCCGGTGAGTCTGAACGGGAGGAAGGTCCCCAGGCCGAGCCTAGGCCAGGGCTTCATTTCCCCGCAGTTTGAGGGATCCCGGCTTCCCGATTCCCTCCTTAACTCCAAACCCTGATTCCTGCGGCGTCTGCAGCGAGTGGAAGCCAGCGCTCCCTGCCGTCTGTGCCAGCCCCAGCCAGGGGCGCACAGGGCAAGGCCCAAGAAGATTGTATTTGAGGATGAGCTGCCCTCCCCCGTCCTTGGCACCAAGAAGTCTATTGGAACCATCCCTGGGAGACGTATACCTAGGCCCCAGCCAGTGCCCGACTATGAGCTGTGAGTGTCCCCCATGTGGTTCCTGATGCCTGGGAACAGAGAAGGGGCACTGAGGCTAGGGCTTTGACAAGTGAATAAGAGTTTGccaaacagtaaaaacaaaaaggacattTGGGGCAGGGAGCCTAGCATGGACAAAGGAAAACTAATTACATTGACTAAGGCAAAGGGAGGGTTCTTTACACTCACCCTGTGACCCCATTTCAATCCCAAAGTAAGTATCCAGCAGTGAATAGTGAGCGGGGCCGGCGCCGCTACGCAGCAGTGTTCCAGGACCAGTACCCAGAGTTCTTGGAGCTCCAGCAGGAGGTGGGCGCTGCACAGGCAAAGCTCCGGCAGCTGGAGGCCCTGCTCAACTCACTGCCCCCGCCCCGGAGCCAGGTCAGCCACCTGGTGGATCCCTGCCGCGGCCTCCGGGCCTCCCACTGGCTCCAGGTCTCCAGGCCTCTTCCTCCACCGGGCTGGGTGGGCACCACAGTGCATGGGTCAAGGTCAGCCCCTGAGGTCCTCCCTAGATGGGTTACTTTGTCtttcggagcctcagtttccccatccctCCTCGGGTCCAGCTTCTCTGAGCccccgtcttccttctccccttGCAGAAGGAGGCACACGTCGCTGCCCGCATCTGGAGGGAACTTGAGAAGAAGCAGATGGTGAGTCAGGCCTCCTGAGGCCCGCAGCCTGGCCTTGTGCCCCTGAGGCCCCTGTGAGGCCGGGACACTCGAGCCCAGtgtcaaggaaagaaaacaggctcagagaggaaaacGCAAAAAGTCGAACAGCTTGAGGGCCATAGGCCAGACTGCCACAAGGACTTCCCGGCTCTTGCCCTGCCCAGGACCCCAGCTTCCTGGACAAGCAGGCTCGCTGCCGCTACCTGAAGGGCAAGCTGA
This window encodes:
- the OCEL1 gene encoding occludin/ELL domain-containing protein 1 isoform X2 yields the protein MPARKPRQTRGAPGALQTLPPGPGPPRVEASAPCRLCQPQPGAHRARPKKIVFEDELPSPVLGTKKSIGTIPGRRIPRPQPVPDYELKYPAVNSERGRRRYAAVFQDQYPEFLELQQEVGAAQAKLRQLEALLNSLPPPRSQKEAHVAARIWRELEKKQMDPSFLDKQARCRYLKGKLRHLKTQIRKFDERGDSEGSVYF
- the OCEL1 gene encoding occludin/ELL domain-containing protein 1 isoform X1, which codes for MPARKPRQTRGAPGALQTLPPGPGPPRVEASAPCRLCQPQPGAHRARPKKIVFEDELPSPVLGTKKSIGTIPGRRIPRPQPVPDYELKYPAVNSERGRRRYAAVFQDQYPEFLELQQEVGAAQAKLRQLEALLNSLPPPRSQVSHLVDPCRGLRASHWLQKEAHVAARIWRELEKKQMDPSFLDKQARCRYLKGKLRHLKTQIRKFDERGDSEGSVYF